ACCTCTTCCTCCGCTTTGCCGCTTTCCAAGGAAGACGTTGCTTTTTTCTTTTTGAGGATGGCTACCTCAGCCATTGTGCTAAGTCCTGGTATACCTGCAATTCTTGTATCAGAAATATTGAAAGTAAACAAGGAGGGGACAGGAGGAACGATAGTATGACCCAATTGTCCCAATAAGTCCCATATCTTTGGATTACTTCCTGTGGCCATTACTAACTTTAGTGCTTGAAAAGAAGTGTTTGGCGTTGTAATCTTCCACTGAATATCGATTCCTTGGCCTAGTGGTTCTATTTTTTGGACTGCAGAACGGTCAAATATCTTAATCCCCAAACGATCAGCTTCCGAAGTAAAACAATTGATGATGGTTTGAGAAGAATCGGTGCTTGGAAACATGCGTCCATCGTCTTCGATTTTTAAGGAAATCCCTCTTTTTTCAAAAAAAGCAACGGTGTCCCCACTAGCATAATTATGAAAAGGCCCTAAAAGTTCCTTCTCCCCGCGGGGATAATTCGTAACCAATTCTTTTGGGTCAAATTCCGCATGGGTGACATTGCAACGCCCTCCACCGGAAACCTTTACTTTAATCAACACTTCCTTACCACGCTCTAAAATGGCAATCTTTAGTCCTGGAGTGGCTTCAGCAATATGTATTGCGGCATAAAAACCTGCTGCACCACCTCCTATTACTAGTATGTCGTACATTATTTTACCCTTTCCGGAAAGTTGGTTATGATACCATCTACATCCAACCTTTTCATTGCCATAATATCTTGTGGCTTATTCACCGTCCATGTGTAAATTTTAAAACCCGCTTCTTTTATGGCCGAAACATTCTTCGCAGTTAATTTCTTAAAATAAGGGTTGATTGCTTGCGCGTTAAGTTCCTTAGCGATAGGAATAGCATCTTTTGGATCGTCTTCCGTAAGTACCGCAATGGCGACCTCCTTATTAATTTTTCGCATTTCTTTTAGTTCATCCCAATTAAAACTAGAAATGATAAAATTTTCCGGGGACCATCCTTTTTCCCTAATATAATAATCCATTATGAAATTTACCCGATCCGATGTATTGGCCCCTTTTAACTCAATGTTCAAGGCTACCTTATTATCAATTAATTTTAAGACATCCTGCAGGGTGGGAATCCTGTGTCCGCCATCTAATGTTAATTGTTTTAAATCGAAAATATTATAGTCCTCTATTTTTCCGCCAGAATTCGCCAATCTATCCACTGTCTCATCATGAAAAACCACAATTTCCCCACTTTCTATTTTAAAAACGTCAATTTCAATCATATCCACCCCCAAGTCCAACGCCTTCTGCACCGATGCTAGGGTGTTTTCCGTTTCGTGGCCCATAGCACCTCTGTGCCCTATCACCAAAGGTTTTTTCATATCACAACTCATGAAGGTTATAAATATCATGAAAATCGAAATTCTTTTCAGCATTACCACTAGTTTTTCAATTCAAAAATATAGGATTCCAATGGATTAAGCTTAACGGGCAGATAACCTACTCCTTCTGAAACAGTTAGCACTTCATTAGCTCCATAAAGTCTATCGACTAAATCATAGGTTCCATCAGTAAGATTCCATTGATTTACTAGCTCTGCAGGAATCTTAAAGTCAAAAGTAAAACTTTCGTCGGCGTCAAAATTTGAGATAATTATGAGTTTTTGATTTTGGCTCCATCGTGCGTAGGAAAGAACCCTATGATTATAATTCGCTGTGTTTTCTTTATTAAAAAAATGAATTTCCTGATACTCGCCCATCAAAGCTTCACTTTCAATCGTGAAGTTCAATAACCTTTTATAGAAATCCCTTAATTCCACCTCTTCTGTAGATAGTTGGCCACCATCAAATTTCTTATCGTTAACCCAGCGTTGAAAATGCGGAACCCCAATATAATCGAATATGGAAGTCCGAGTAGGGCTACCGAATCCAGCATTTTCATCGCCCGGCTCCCCGACCTCCTGACCAAAATAGATCATGGTAGGTGAAGTACTAATTGTTGCTGAAACGACCATGGCCGGTTTTCCTAATTCCGCATCTCCGGCAAAATCCGGACTGGCAATCCGTTGTTCGTCATGATTTTCCAGAAAATGCAACATGTTATGCTCAATGTCCTTTAATCCATTCTGAACTATAGGAATATGGTCCGTCCAACCATAGCCTTTCATAATGTGTTTTATGCTGTCGTACAACTCAACTTTGTCATAGAGGTAATCCATTTTTCCCTTGTGGATATATTCCCGATATAAATCTGGATTATATACTTCAGCCATCAAAAATGCGTCTGGGTTCCTCATTTTGATACTGGAATTCATGTAACTCCAAAATTCCACTGGAACCATTTCGGCCATATCATATCGAAATCCGTCTACCCCAAATTCCAACCAGTACAAGGCAATATCCCTAAACTTAATCCATGAACTAGGCAGGTCCTTAGCTTCCCAAAACTTAAAGTGTGCTTTAAAATCCTTGTTTGCAAAGTCCTCTGGCAAACGTTCAAAATCCAAAGTACCATCTGGACGTACACCATAATTTATCTTCACCGTCTCGTACCAGTCGTTTATATCCGGTTGTGGGGAACGAGATCCATTACCGGTCCATTTGGCAGGATTCTCCATGAATTTAGCGTCTACCTCAGAATTTTTCTCTCCACCTAAGGGTAGATACCCATCTTTCCATTCCGGCACTTTGAACCCGCTTCCCGGTATATAGTAAAAATTATTATTCCTGTGATATTCTACGGTGGTATCATCCTCGGCCCCAAAATCGGTAACGCCTTTAGGATTGGTCAACCCCTCATACTTACGTGCCACGTGATTGGGAACAATATCGATTATAACTTTCATTCCCTGCTTATGAGTTCTTGTAATCAAATCTCTAAACTCCCTAAGCCTGTTGGACGGATTAACGGCCAAATCAGGATTTACATTGTAATAGTCTTTAACTGCGTAAGGTGATCCAGCCCGTCCTTTTACGACATCCGGGTCATCGTTGGAGATTCCGTATTCCGTATAATCATTAATCAAGGCATGGTGTGGCACCCCGGTGTACCAAACATGTGTTATCCCCAAATCCTTGATTTGAGCTAGTGCCTCATCCGTAAAGTCTGCGAATTTACCAACACCGTTTTCTTCAATGGTGCCCCAAAATTTATTCGTAGTGTTTGTATTACCGAAAAGTCGTGTAAAGACTTGATATACTACGGCCTTCTTTTTTGTACTCATTATTTCTCTGTTGGGTTTTTTAGGATTTCTGTCGCATGAAGAAACAAGTAGAACGAATATGCCAATCAAAAATACTACTCCCTTTCTCATGCCTTAAACAGTCTAAACTTCGATAACTTTCCCTGGAAGTAGTTCTACTTTTTTACCGTTAACCCTTATCGACATTTGGGTGTTGCCGGTCAACTCAAATTTTGTGACATCTTTCTCTACCTGCACCTTAATAATCCTATTTCTAAAATTGACCTTAAAAGAATAGCCATTCCACTGATCAGGAATTTGGGGTGTAAAACATAATTTGTCCTGAAGCACGCGCATTCCACCAAAACCTTCTACAATGCTCATCCACGTACCTGCCATGGAGGTAATATGAAGCCCTTCTTCCACTTCCTTATTGTAATCGTCTAAATCCAATCTGGACGTTCTCAAATAAAAAGTGTAGGCCTGTTCCATTCTGCCCAATTTTGCTGCCTGAATACTATGAACACAGGGAGATAGGGATGATTCATGAACCGTAAAGGGCTCGTAAAAATCGAAATGTTTCTCCATGTCTTCCAAAGAAAAATCTGCCTCAAAAAGATAAAAACCTTGTAAGACATCCGCTTGTTTTATGTATGGTGATCTTAAAATCCTGTCCCAGCTCCATTTTTGATTGATAGGCCTCTCCGCTTTGGGCAAGTCCTTTACTTTAACCAATTCCTTATCTAAAAAACCATCTTGTTGTAAAAATACCCCCAGTTTCTTCGAATACGGAAAGTAAAGGTTCCTCGCCACTTTACCCCATTTTTCACATTCATTATCGGTCAGCTTTGTTTTTCCGATTATACGGGCGTGGTCATCTGGATACCCATCCTTCACCTTTGTTAATTGTTCCAACGTGTAATTGATACACCATTTAGCCAAATAGTTAGTGTACCAGTTATTATTAACGTTGTTTTCGTATTCATTGGGTCCGGTGACGCCTAACATCACATATTTTTCTTTATCCTCCGAGAAATTCACCCTTTGATGCCAAAATCTAGAAATACCAATAAGTACTTCCAGACCCATTTCTGGGATATAACTATAATCCCCGGTATATCTGTAGTAATTAAATATAGCAAAGGCAATGGCACCGTTTCTATGAATTTCCTCAAAGGTGATCTCCCATTCATTATGACATTCCTCCCCGTTCATGGTTACCATTGGATATAAAGCGGCCCCGTTTCGAAAACCAAGTTTCTTGGCATTTTCAATGGCCTTATCCAGATGATTGTACCTGTACTTTAATAATTTTCTGGCTACCGTGGCATCTTTGGTCGCCATATAGAAAGGAAGGCAGTAAGCTTCGGTATCCCAATAGGTACTTCCTCCATATTTTTCCCCAGTAAATCCTTTAGGGCCAATATTTAATCTGGAATCGGTACCCAAATAAGTTTGGTTTAATTGAAAAATGTTGAAACGGATACCTTGTTGCGCCTTTACATCTCCTTCAATAGAAATGTCACTCATTTCCCAAATTTTACTCCAAGCTTTTTTCTGTTTTTGCAATAAGTCTTCAAAGCCCATATTGGAAGCCTCGTCCAATACTTTTTTGGCAGTGGACACTAATTGATCAGCAGGATGATTTCTGGACACGGTATAACCTCCAAATTTGGTCAGTGTAAATTTTTCACCGGCGCTTACCTTTTCATTGAATTGAAGCGAGACGAAATTTTCTGTTTTACTCCCAGTTTCACTTTTAAAAATTTGCCCTTGTAATCCACGGAAGCCTGCATAAAAGTGCAAGTTTCAAAATTGGTCTTCATTGTATGGGCTTCGATATATGCGCGATTATCTTTAACGGTTACCTTAGTGGTATTCCAAAACTTATCGTCCCAATTGCTATCCTCATTTTTTATTCCGCTATCCAGAAAGGGTTCAAAAGTAATAGTGGCATCGGTTTCAACTGGGGTCACATTGTAGGAAATGGCACCTACTTCGTCCAAATTCAAACTTAAAAACCGGACAATAGAAACTTCGATACTTTGGTCATTGGATAGTGTGGCCCTAAAGCTACGCTCATACCACCCTTCTCTCATGTTCAGTTCCCTACGATACTTGGAAATCTTTTTACAGGTAGCCAAGTCTAATTCGATATCATTTACATATACTTTAATACCGATCCAATTAGGAGCGTTCAAAACCTTTGCAAAATATTCCGGATAACCGTTTTTCCACCAACCTACCCTGGTTTTGTCAGGATAGTAAACGCCGGCGATATAACTACCTTGAAACGTAGCTCCTGTATAGGTTTCTTCGAAATTGGCCCGCTGCCCCATGGCTCCGTTGCCAATACTAAAAATACTTTCAGATGATTTGACTCTTTCCGGATCAAACCCTTCTTCAATTATGGACCAGTTATCCGGCTTTATATAATCTTGATTCATGCTTGTACAATCTGTTAATTACACCTCATTTAATATTGGTGCTCCCTTATAAAATCCTGGCAAAATTAGAATTTAGAAATCAGTTTAAAAGCTTCTCTAAAAAATTATCGTCAATTTCGGTGAAATCCTTAAAATTATGAGAAGCCTCCGATAAGATGGTGGCATCTCCTATTGCTATACTAAGCATACCCGCGTTATTGGCGGCCTGTATACCCGCCACGGCGTCTTCAAATACAACACATTTTTTAGGGTCGACCCCTAAATTTTCAGCCGCCAATAAAAATACTTCCGGGTCCGGCTTGGCCTTGGTCACACTGTTTCCATCTACAATACTGTCAAAGTAAGGCAGCAAACTTACCTTTTCCAAAATAGGTTTTGCATTTTTACTTGCTGAACCCAGAGCAATCGGAATTTCCCTAGCTTTCAGATACTCAAGAACCCTAGGCACATCGGGCAATATTTCCGAAGCATCCATTTTTTCAATGTATGCCAAATAATCTAGATTTTTTTCAACCATCCATTGGTCAAATTGTTCCTGATCCGCTCTGACCTTCCCAATGTCCAGCAGGATCTCCAAACATCTTTTTCTGCTTACCCCTTTAAAGAGCTCATTTTGCTCCTTGGTAAACTCAAAGCCAAGTTCATTGGCAAGTTTTTTCCACGCCAAATAATGATATTTGGCCGTATCCACAATAACACCATCCAAATCGAAAATAAATCCAATCTTTTGCATACTCAATACCTCCTAAATTAATTGATTGTAGACTCCCTTTGGATTAAGGTTGCCTTAATAATTTCGGTTCTATAAACCTCTTCTCTTTCGTCGTCTTCATTTTCGTTCTCTACCCTATCTATGAGCATTTCCGCCGCTACTTCTCCCATTCTCTCCCCGTGTTGAGCCACCGTAGTAAGTCTTGGCTGGGAATACCTAGACAAAATACCGTCCGTAAAACCTATAAATGCAATATCCTCAGGAACTTTGAAACCTTGTTTTTGGGCTATGCCCATACAATGGATTGCGAATATTTCATTGACGCAGAGCACCGCATCAATAGTGTTGTTCTTGAAAAAATCGCTAATCTGGTTTTCGTCCAAACTATCGTAGGGTAGAACTAAAATTAAATCATCATTCAAATCGATATTATTGTCCCTTAACGCTTCCTCGTATCCCTTCGCCCTACTTATACTCACATTAAAGTAGCTCTCCGTAGTAATCAAAGCGATCTTTTTTCTACCGGATTTTATAAACGAGTCCACTGCTTCATAGGCAATTTCCTTGTCATTAAGAATTACCTTATCACAAGATATCTCATCGGTAACCCTATCAAACAGGACCAAAGGGATTCCTTGTTCCGTAACCTCTTTTAAATGATTGAAATCGTTTTTAGCTTGAGTTTCCGCGGATAAGGACATAATAAAACCATCGATGCTGCCATTGGCGAGCATTTCCATATTAATCACCTCCTTATCAAATGATTCGTCGGAAACACAGACAATAACGTTATATCCCCTATTATTAGCGTATTTTTCAATACCCCTAAAAACCGTAGTGAAAAAATGATGGACAATGTCCGGAATAATAACCCCAATATTTTTCGTCCTTTTATTCTTTAAACTTATGGCAATATTGTTAGGCTTGTAATTGTACAGCTTTGCGAAAGCCTGGACTTTATCCTTAGTGTCCCTACTAATTTCGTCACTATTTTTTAAAGCTTTCGAAACTGTGGAAATAGAAACTTCCAGTTCTCGAGCAATGTGCTTTAACGTTATTTTTCTTTTCAAAACGCCGGTTTAAATTTTAGTGATTTGGAAAATTACATGAAATTTAAGTATTAATATGACCAAAAGATATTTTTAATGGAGTGATTTTTCATGTTAACGCTTTAGAGGAAACGAGTGGTTATTTAATCAAACAAAATAAATTACCTATATTTGTTAACAATCAGAATTTGATATTTTGTTATCAATATAATTGCGAATCGAATAATTTATTGGATAATCAATTAGCAAACTCCCAAAATCAAAAAGTTGTTAACACGAAAACGGTTTCGTAGTGTCTAAATACGTCCAATTACTGTATTAACAACAATTTTACATATTTTTAACTCTTGAAATTAAATTAACTCAACTTAAAATTAATTATTTATGAAGATTACGCTACTTAAGAGTCTGATGGTACTTGGGGCATTTTTGTCCTTTGGCCTAACTCAGGCGCAGGAAGTAACCGGAACTGTTTCCGATGCAAGTGGGCCTTTACCGGGCGCAAGTGTGATTGAAAAGGGAACAACCAACGGTACTCAGACAGATTTTGATGGAAATTATACCATTGAAGTCGGAAGTGATGCCACCTTAGTGGTAAGCTATATTGGTTACAAGACCGTTGAAGTACCAGTAAATGGACAGTCTACCATAAACTTTACGCTAGAAGAAGATGCCGAGGCATTGGAAGAGGTTGTTATTATCGGTTACGGTACTACAACTGTAAAAGATGCGACCGGTTCCGTTACTGCAGTTACATCTGAGGATTTTAACGGTGGTATAATCGCTTCACCGGAACAATTGATCCAAGGTAAAACTGCTGGTGTAAACATTCAGCAAACAAGTGGGGAGCCAGGTGCTGGAATCCAGGTCAACATTCGTGGATCAAACTCGGTAAGAGCTAATAACAATCCGCTATTTGTTGTAGATGGTGTTCCACTTTCGGGAGGATCGTCTGCTCCGGGAGGGGATACAGGATTTGGAGATACAGCTGAAAAAAACCCTTTAAACTTCTTGAATCCTCAAGATATTGAGAGTATGAGTATCCTTAAGGATGCTTCCGCTACCGCCATCTATGGTTCTAGAGGTGCTAACGGGGTTATCATCATTACAACAAAGAGTGGTAAAACTGGTGGTCAAGGTGTATTCGAATTCAACTCTACCTTAAGTATAGCCAACCCGGCAAAAGAATTTGATTTATTAAATCGTTCAGAATATTTAAGCGCTGTAGCGCAATTTGGAGGTAATCCTAATGCAGTTGATTTCGGTGCAGATACAGATTGGCAAGACGAAATATTCAGAACTGCGGTATCACAAAACCAGAACTTGTCTTATGCTAAAAACTATGGTAAAGGAAACATTAGGGCTACTTTTAGTTATGGAAAGCAGTTTGGTGTAGTAGAAAAAACAGATTTAGAACGTATTACAGGTAGATTAAATCTCAATCACCGATTTTTAGATGACAAACTTATTGTAGGAATACAAAGTTCAATATCTAGGATTAATGACCAAACAGCGCCATTAGCAGGAACTGCTGGAGCGAGTGGTGATTTGATAGGTGGTGCCTATGCGGCCAACCCTACATGGCCAGGAAGGGCTAGTTTTGAGCCTGATGGGAATCAATTAAATCCCCTAAATTTATTATCAAGCACACAGAACATTACGAATACCAACCGTTTTTTAATTAACGGATCTGTGGAGTACAAGATTACCCCTGAGATTTCAGCCAAGGTAAATGCTGGATGGGATTATTCTTCCGGTGAGAATACCTCACTCACAACTAGGGACCTATTTAATGTTCCAGATGCCGAAGGTTTTGGATTTGGATATTTCGGAGAACTTGAACGCGATAACAAAACCTTGGAAACAACCGTGAACTACAATAAGGAATTTGAAAATTCTAGCTTAGATGTATTGGTAGGTTATGCGTATCAAGATTTTCAGACAAGTGGTTTTAATTCAAACGGTAAGGGGTTTGACACTGGCGACCTTAACGAGATGGGCAAGGATTTAAGAGATGTAGTTCGTGATGCACAAGGTGATATAGGTGGATCCTTTCAACAATTCTATTATGATAGCAGAACTGCAGGATACTTTGTAAATCGCTTACTTCCCACCGTTGTGGCTGGAGACCCTGTAACCTCTTCTATTAATAAGAAGGTAGAAGCTGTTGTTTTTGACAACTTTGACAACACGGACGAACTTCAATCTTTCTTCGCAAGAGCCAATTATACTATTAATAACAAATATATTCTTACCGGGACCATCAGAGCGGATGGTTCTTCCAGGTTCGGTCCTGAAAATCAGTATGGGTACTTCCCATCGGGAGCCTTTGCCTGGAAAATGAATGAAGAAGATTTTGTGGGAGAGAGCGTTTCTACCTTAAAACTTCGTTTAAGTGCTGGTATTACAGGTAACCAAGATGGTCTGGGATATGGTAATTTCGTCGCTAGACAGCGTTTTGCTGAACTTAATAGACAAACGATTCAGAACGGTACGTTACAAATTAATCCAAATGGACTTGCCATTGTAGCGACAGACGTTCCAGATTTAAAATGGGAGGAATCCTTAAACTTTAACGTTGGTTTGGATTTTGGTTTTAATAACGACAGATTTAGTGGAAGTATTGATGTTTACCGCACCGAAACATCTGACCTCTTGCTTCAAACGCCTCCTGCGGCTCCGGCGGTTGATCCGTTCCAATTTGGAAATGTAGATGCCACTATCCTAAACCAAGGTGTTGAACTAGGACTGTCTTACGATTTTATTCGTAGCGAAGATGTTTCTTTTTCCGCAGATTTCAACGTTGCTTACAACGAGAACGAAATACAGGACTTTGAAGGTATCATTGATGCAGGCCCTATTAACGGTCAAGGTCTAACAGGTGCTTTCGCACAGCGTTTTCAAGCTGGAGTATCCCTGTTCTCTTACTATATGCCAATTTTTGAAGGCTTTGACAGTGCGGGCACTCCAATTTACACAGATGTCGACGGTAACGGGGTAGGAGATGCCTTTGGGGACAGAACCTTTGTTGATGAAGATGGCTTACCTGATATCACTTCCGGTTTAAGTTTAAACCTAAGAGTCAAGAATTTTGATGCCTCTGCATTTTTCTCTGGGCAGTTTGGATTCTCGGTATACAACAACACGGCCAATGGTTACTTTACTGCTGGTTCTATCGGTATATCAAGAAACGTTACCCAAAACGTAGTTACTAGTGGTGAAGATGCTGGAGCATCCGCAGATGTTTCTACACGTTTCTTAGAAAAAGGCGATTTTGTTCGTTTCCAAAACTTGAGTATTGGTTATAACGTTCCTTTGAGCGGTGAAGGTGTATTAAATACACTTCGTTTATCGGTAACCGGACAGAACTTGTTCTTAATAACAGATTATAGTGGTCTAGACCCAGAAGTAACAACAAATACCGGAACATTAAACAGTGCAGGATTACCTGCGAGAGGTATAGACTGGGCAGCGTATCCTAATCCAAGAACGTTTACCTTTGGTATTAACGCATCCTTTTAATTAAAAAAATTGAAAATCATGAAAAGAAGTAAATTAACAATGTACATGTTTGCAGCCTTATCTGTGATAGGACTGTCTTCCTGTACCGATTTAGAAATTGAAGAAACGGATTCAATCATCAGTGAAGGGTTTCAAGGACTAGCAGACCCTGCATCCACTGTGGACGAATTGTACAATCGTTTAAATGGCCAATACGGCGACCAAGCCAATCTATTCGCACTTACTGAAGTGACGACGGACTCTTACCTAATTCCAACCAGAGGAGCGGATTGGGGAGATAACGGTTTGTGGCGTGTCTTACACAGTCATAGCTGGGACGGGCAACACCAATTTATTATAACGGTGTTTAATCAATACAATGGTAACCAATTGTTAGCATCACAAATACTTGACCCTAGAAGTAACCCTTCTGCTGATGATATTGGTGAGGCAAGCCTTATACGTGCATTTAGTATGTGGATTATATTGGACCTTTATGGGCAAGTTCCATTTAGAGATACTAGTTTGCCATCGTCTACTTTGCCAGAGGTATTAACGGGACAAGCAGCC
This sequence is a window from Maribacter aestuarii. Protein-coding genes within it:
- a CDS encoding NAD(P)/FAD-dependent oxidoreductase, which encodes MYDILVIGGGAAGFYAAIHIAEATPGLKIAILERGKEVLIKVKVSGGGRCNVTHAEFDPKELVTNYPRGEKELLGPFHNYASGDTVAFFEKRGISLKIEDDGRMFPSTDSSQTIINCFTSEADRLGIKIFDRSAVQKIEPLGQGIDIQWKITTPNTSFQALKLVMATGSNPKIWDLLGQLGHTIVPPVPSLFTFNISDTRIAGIPGLSTMAEVAILKKKKATSSLESGKAEEEVLSSDGPLLITHWGMSGPAILKLSAWGARLLEEYNYRFKIRVNWVPEYHPNGLLELFMDVKKVERKTIIRTKVLDIPKRLWVNLVKAAGISDLVTWPEVTKAELQLLVDQLTNGIFQVEGKSTFKEEFVTAGGVDLKEINFKTYESKILPNLYFAGEIINVDAITGGYNFQNAWTGGFMAAQGITKALQKKDI
- a CDS encoding glycerophosphodiester phosphodiesterase — protein: MLKRISIFMIFITFMSCDMKKPLVIGHRGAMGHETENTLASVQKALDLGVDMIEIDVFKIESGEIVVFHDETVDRLANSGGKIEDYNIFDLKQLTLDGGHRIPTLQDVLKLIDNKVALNIELKGANTSDRVNFIMDYYIREKGWSPENFIISSFNWDELKEMRKINKEVAIAVLTEDDPKDAIPIAKELNAQAINPYFKKLTAKNVSAIKEAGFKIYTWTVNKPQDIMAMKRLDVDGIITNFPERVK
- a CDS encoding alpha-amylase family glycosyl hydrolase — its product is MSTKKKAVVYQVFTRLFGNTNTTNKFWGTIEENGVGKFADFTDEALAQIKDLGITHVWYTGVPHHALINDYTEYGISNDDPDVVKGRAGSPYAVKDYYNVNPDLAVNPSNRLREFRDLITRTHKQGMKVIIDIVPNHVARKYEGLTNPKGVTDFGAEDDTTVEYHRNNNFYYIPGSGFKVPEWKDGYLPLGGEKNSEVDAKFMENPAKWTGNGSRSPQPDINDWYETVKINYGVRPDGTLDFERLPEDFANKDFKAHFKFWEAKDLPSSWIKFRDIALYWLEFGVDGFRYDMAEMVPVEFWSYMNSSIKMRNPDAFLMAEVYNPDLYREYIHKGKMDYLYDKVELYDSIKHIMKGYGWTDHIPIVQNGLKDIEHNMLHFLENHDEQRIASPDFAGDAELGKPAMVVSATISTSPTMIYFGQEVGEPGDENAGFGSPTRTSIFDYIGVPHFQRWVNDKKFDGGQLSTEEVELRDFYKRLLNFTIESEALMGEYQEIHFFNKENTANYNHRVLSYARWSQNQKLIIISNFDADESFTFDFKIPAELVNQWNLTDGTYDLVDRLYGANEVLTVSEGVGYLPVKLNPLESYIFELKN
- the pgmB gene encoding beta-phosphoglucomutase encodes the protein MQKIGFIFDLDGVIVDTAKYHYLAWKKLANELGFEFTKEQNELFKGVSRKRCLEILLDIGKVRADQEQFDQWMVEKNLDYLAYIEKMDASEILPDVPRVLEYLKAREIPIALGSASKNAKPILEKVSLLPYFDSIVDGNSVTKAKPDPEVFLLAAENLGVDPKKCVVFEDAVAGIQAANNAGMLSIAIGDATILSEASHNFKDFTEIDDNFLEKLLN
- a CDS encoding LacI family DNA-binding transcriptional regulator; protein product: MKRKITLKHIARELEVSISTVSKALKNSDEISRDTKDKVQAFAKLYNYKPNNIAISLKNKRTKNIGVIIPDIVHHFFTTVFRGIEKYANNRGYNVIVCVSDESFDKEVINMEMLANGSIDGFIMSLSAETQAKNDFNHLKEVTEQGIPLVLFDRVTDEISCDKVILNDKEIAYEAVDSFIKSGRKKIALITTESYFNVSISRAKGYEEALRDNNIDLNDDLILVLPYDSLDENQISDFFKNNTIDAVLCVNEIFAIHCMGIAQKQGFKVPEDIAFIGFTDGILSRYSQPRLTTVAQHGERMGEVAAEMLIDRVENENEDDEREEVYRTEIIKATLIQRESTIN
- a CDS encoding SusC/RagA family TonB-linked outer membrane protein, which produces MKITLLKSLMVLGAFLSFGLTQAQEVTGTVSDASGPLPGASVIEKGTTNGTQTDFDGNYTIEVGSDATLVVSYIGYKTVEVPVNGQSTINFTLEEDAEALEEVVIIGYGTTTVKDATGSVTAVTSEDFNGGIIASPEQLIQGKTAGVNIQQTSGEPGAGIQVNIRGSNSVRANNNPLFVVDGVPLSGGSSAPGGDTGFGDTAEKNPLNFLNPQDIESMSILKDASATAIYGSRGANGVIIITTKSGKTGGQGVFEFNSTLSIANPAKEFDLLNRSEYLSAVAQFGGNPNAVDFGADTDWQDEIFRTAVSQNQNLSYAKNYGKGNIRATFSYGKQFGVVEKTDLERITGRLNLNHRFLDDKLIVGIQSSISRINDQTAPLAGTAGASGDLIGGAYAANPTWPGRASFEPDGNQLNPLNLLSSTQNITNTNRFLINGSVEYKITPEISAKVNAGWDYSSGENTSLTTRDLFNVPDAEGFGFGYFGELERDNKTLETTVNYNKEFENSSLDVLVGYAYQDFQTSGFNSNGKGFDTGDLNEMGKDLRDVVRDAQGDIGGSFQQFYYDSRTAGYFVNRLLPTVVAGDPVTSSINKKVEAVVFDNFDNTDELQSFFARANYTINNKYILTGTIRADGSSRFGPENQYGYFPSGAFAWKMNEEDFVGESVSTLKLRLSAGITGNQDGLGYGNFVARQRFAELNRQTIQNGTLQINPNGLAIVATDVPDLKWEESLNFNVGLDFGFNNDRFSGSIDVYRTETSDLLLQTPPAAPAVDPFQFGNVDATILNQGVELGLSYDFIRSEDVSFSADFNVAYNENEIQDFEGIIDAGPINGQGLTGAFAQRFQAGVSLFSYYMPIFEGFDSAGTPIYTDVDGNGVGDAFGDRTFVDEDGLPDITSGLSLNLRVKNFDASAFFSGQFGFSVYNNTANGYFTAGSIGISRNVTQNVVTSGEDAGASADVSTRFLEKGDFVRFQNLSIGYNVPLSGEGVLNTLRLSVTGQNLFLITDYSGLDPEVTTNTGTLNSAGLPARGIDWAAYPNPRTFTFGINASF